TTTGTAAAACTGAGTTACTATGTTATTTTTCAGAACAAATTATATGGTAGCAAATAATAACAATTACTATCATGTCCAACGAATGGTGTGGAAAAATGGAACACCTTAAGTATTATGCTTTGCATTTCTAAACTTGCTCTTTGTAATTGTTGATTTGTCATGGATGAAATATATTGTGGTTGCTTCTTGTTTGAACTGGTGCCAACTGCAATTCAGCGAGGACTCTGAGTTGTTTGTATGCTACTCCTGAGTACTGTTTTATGTATCTGCCAAAAAACATTTTCGCTAGTGTCTTAATAAGTGTATATTTGGTGGTGGCAAAAACGGTAGAAGATGTGTTGTGTTGGGAAGCCAATGGAGCCTGTTTAATAGTTAATGAAAAGCCTGGTCGTACTTATAAATGCATATAACAGAATTGATCATGTACTACCCCTATCTATGTTTTCCAGGCAGATTTTTGAATAATCATGTCCATCAATAGGGCTTATTTTGTATCCCAATGCAAAAGTGTGTTGTTTCCTCTGTATCCCTAATAAATATTTATCTTTACCTTGTATTCTATAATTCATTTGATGTAGCACTTGGATAGTGATAGAATAATTAGGGGGCAACCTAGTCATTGTAATGCCTTCTTGGTTTGTGTTCAACATGAAAATATTCCATGCTAAGTTGTATGGATGGAGTATGCTACAGCTGTTTGTTAGGTTATTGTGTTGCAGTATGTGCCCTCTGAGCTTCAGTTGGCTGATTTCTTGACAAATGAGCAGAGCAGAGCTCTGCACAATTTCTTCCTTCCACCATTCTGTTCCTTTTTATGCTCCTTCTGTGTTTTCTATATTTGGCCTGGAGCCCTCATGTTGAATACAAGTGCTATTCATAGCCCTTTTCAATAGTTAGTATTTAGTATTCAGCAAATACGGATAAGATCCTGGAAATAATTGATTTCGTGTGATGGCAACTGCTCACTTGGTAGGTCATAGCTCTCTTGGTTTAGATATTTCATATCATACAAGGGCAGTTCATATTGCACTTGAATTATTAGGATGTATGTCGATGTATCTGCTGAGACACGAGGTGCAGTTTAGAATGTTCCATTTGCTAATATTGAATTTTTGGGGTCTATTTGATATACTTTGTAATACAGGAAGTCATTAAGAGCAAACCGGATGCTGCAAATGATGATAAGAAGGTTAATCATGATAATCTAGACGGGAATGATGATGAAAATAAAGAACCTCTTTGCAATCCTCCTGTAAATGCGGAATGTGATTCTACTTTGTGTGAAGAATTGGATAGATCAGAGGGAGAACCTTTGATTGATAACTCAATTCCATGTGTTGAACCAAGGCCAACAAAGAAGTCAAAGGTTGAAAGTGATGAAATTGACAAACATGGAGCGGGTTTGTTCTTGAACTTTAAGATTGCCATTTTCAATGCATCTATTACTCTTATTTTGAATTGTTGTGTTGACCTTTTTTGGAACATTATGGTTTAGGTACTCTCAACACTAACACAGAATCTGAAGATCCTAATTTGAGTAATGGATTGGAACCCTCAAATAACTCAAGTTCTTGTAGAACTGACCTAATCACAACACCTCATTTACGTGAAAAGAAGATAATAGATTTTCGGGAGAAGTTGTACCTTGCTCCCTTGACTACTGTCGGGAATCTGCCTTTTCGGAGACTCTGCAAAACCTTGGGAGCTGATATTACTTGTGGAGAAATGGCCATGTGCACAAATCTTTTACAGGTTAAAAAACTAAATAAATTACCTCTGCCCTGTTTCATTGCATGCTTTTCCTGTTTCTGATTGCATGTTTCTTACTCCTATTGCAAAAAGTTGAACCAAAGCAAAGTTAAGTTAATATATCTGTTTGACATTCTTCATGAGACACTTTATTATTGATATATTTCATGTAGGGACAAGCTTCAGAGTGGGCTTTGCTGCGACGGCATTCATCAGAGGATTTGTTTGGGGTGCAAATTTGTGGAGCCTATCCAGATACAGTAGCACGAACCGTTGAACTTGTGGATAACGAATGTTCAGTTGATTTCATAGACATAAATATGGGGTGCCCAATTGATATTGTTGTCAACAAAGGTGCTGGATCATCATTGCTAACAAAACCTATGAGGATCAAAAGTATTGTACAAGCAGCATCCACTGTTACTGAAAAACCTTTAACTGTTAAGGTAATGGTGCAGTAGCTCAGTTATACTCTGTTAGGAGCTAATTAGCACTTGAGGACAAAAGTTCTGGTGATTTCATCCAGATGTCGATCTGCCAATGCATTGTCACATTTATGGTCAACAGGGTTGAACTAGAATCAGAGCTTTGAAAAACCAAATATTTTACATGTTTAGCGTACTTTTTGGAAGGAAAACTATCTATGGGTGGACTTAGCCTGCTTGAACATTTTATGTCTCATGATCGGTAATCAATGCAAAGTTTAATTAGAGATAAGGTACATGGGGAGGGGGCTGCTAAGACATGTATGACATATTAAAATGGAAATAAACACTGCTTTGCTCATATTGATCTCTGTTGCTTGATTCCAGGTAAGAACTGCTTTCTTTGAGGGAAGGAACCGTGCTGATTCTATAGTTTCCGACATCTATGACTGGGGTGCGTCAGCCATAACAGTACATGGTCGATCCCGGCAACAGCGCTACAGCAAACTTGCTGATTGGGATTATATTTACCAGTGTGCCCAGAAAGCCCCTGACCAGTTGCATGTCGTTGGAAATGGTGATGTATTCTCTTTTACTGACTGGAACAAACATGTTTCAGGCTGCTCTAAAATATCGACAAGCATGATTGCTCGAGGTGCACTCATAAAGGTTAGTTTGGTGCTGCAGTATATGTACTTTAACATCTATCATGAGAAAAATGCTATAATTGCTAGCTGTAATGTCAGGCTTTTGTTCCCTCAAGTTCATGTCTGCTAATTTTGTGCTAatgcatggttttttttttcacctgaCAGCCTTGGATATTTACTGAGGTTAAAGAACAAAGGCACTGGGATATTACATCTGGCGAGAGATTCAATATTCTTAAAGATTTTGTGAGTTTTGGTCTGGAACACTGGGGTTCCGATTCCAAAGGTAGGTTCTCTCTATTGCCAGATATTGGCTCAGATTATGAGTTTTGTGAGGCCTGGAATGCGATAATATCTGCTCATCATCGagttacagttttttttttcttgctgcaCTGAAATGCTCGGCATGAAATCAAATTGATTTTGAAAGGGTTGTCTTGATCATCAAATTATCATGTGTATTTTCAGGTGTTGAAACAACACGCTATTTTTTACTAGAATGGCTAAGCTACACCTGCCGCTACATACCGGTTGGCCTGTTGGATGTGATCCCGCAACGTTTGAACTGGAGGCCCCCAAGCTACTGTGGCCGTGATGATCTTGAAACCCTAATGATCTCTGATTCAGCAGCTGACTGGGTAAGCTGTCCTCGTTCTGAGTGTTGGATGGTTTCTATCTTTTACTAGCTATCACAAGCTGATAATATATATCTTGTCTAATGTACGTACAGATCAGGATCTCAGAGATGTTGCTTGGCAAAGTTCCAGAAGGGTTTACGTTTACACCCAAGCACAAATCCAATGCTTATGATCGAGCTGAAAACGGCTAACACCATTCATCTCTCTTCAAAGCTTGTGCCCAGCCTTGGAGCTCCATGCTGCCTGATAATGTTTACTTGAACCGGCGGTGTAGGGGAGCAGCATGATTTTGCTTCACCCAAACGACACAATTCATGTTTATTTAAACATAGAGAGCTGCTACTAGTAATATGTGATGAGGGAATTACCGTGACAAGGGATTATGACTCCCTTGGACCGCCAAAAGAAAAAATCCGCTTCATTTCTGAAGGAATTTTTATTTCGGTGAAAATTCTGTTCCCTCTATCCCCAATGAGGACTTTCGTATGCACGCGAAGTTTTCTAAAtagtttctgctgttatgttgGGCTGGTTTGGTTCGAGGCCTAAATTAGACTTACCAATATTTAGCAATTTTAATAGTGTTTAGTATCTATTTgctttgaagccaaattttggcatgcctaaaaaaataggccatttcaatagtgaacttaggctattttggctttaATCCAAACATAACTTTGCattaccaaaattagtcatgc
This window of the Oryza sativa Japonica Group chromosome 4, ASM3414082v1 genome carries:
- the LOC4334955 gene encoding tRNA-dihydrouridine(47) synthase [NAD(P)(+)]-like produces the protein MAATAAAAAAAPPADPPDSSPAASSPPRPSPEELVARAVAPVKPAFLRPPPVRDAPKDEGKANGGGAVVAEKKSKRQLKRERKQEQKSSSHLCIEVGKSGNVSSCKYGDSCRFSHDIDAYLAQKPADLEGTCPFTNLDQLCPYGLTCRFLGTHKDIHAASGNLSEKHEINALNKDIQKLLWKNKYKFPKASAQIKLLGLKEVIKSKPDAANDDKKVNHDNLDGNDDENKEPLCNPPVNAECDSTLCEELDRSEGEPLIDNSIPCVEPRPTKKSKVESDEIDKHGAGTLNTNTESEDPNLSNGLEPSNNSSSCRTDLITTPHLREKKIIDFREKLYLAPLTTVGNLPFRRLCKTLGADITCGEMAMCTNLLQGQASEWALLRRHSSEDLFGVQICGAYPDTVARTVELVDNECSVDFIDINMGCPIDIVVNKGAGSSLLTKPMRIKSIVQAASTVTEKPLTVKVRTAFFEGRNRADSIVSDIYDWGASAITVHGRSRQQRYSKLADWDYIYQCAQKAPDQLHVVGNGDVFSFTDWNKHVSGCSKISTSMIARGALIKPWIFTEVKEQRHWDITSGERFNILKDFVSFGLEHWGSDSKGVETTRYFLLEWLSYTCRYIPVGLLDVIPQRLNWRPPSYCGRDDLETLMISDSAADWIRISEMLLGKVPEGFTFTPKHKSNAYDRAENG